aaactatcaaataattatatatatatatatatatatatatatatatatatatatatatatatatatatatatatatatatatatataattttttcttttatggtgGTTTCTTGTCCTATTTAGAGTTTGACAATCTGTGGACACTAAACACTACGTCCTTGAATGGCAATAACTGTATAACATTCTTCAAACaattctgtttttgtgttttacgGGAAACAAAACATCATACAAGTTGGTAAAAACATGAGGATGAGtgaataatcaaatcaaatcatctTTACATTGTTCTTTTTAATTGGTAGTGAAAAAAAGGGATGAAATGGGAGGAAGGGAAACTCACCAGTAGGATATCCGCAACAACAGCCCAATTCATAGACAGGAATGTCTCACCCAGGAAGATAAAGATCTGATGGCAACACAAAATGGTTAACCAGcataaaagtgctttacattCAACACTAAAGGTCAATATTGCATTGAAAACActttctgggggaaaaaaaaaactttttgggaTAAAACAGGGTCAAAGGTGAAGTCAAATGAGTGACTTACATATGTGGCCACAGTGCTAGCCTGAGCAAACATGATGGACAGATAGAGAAAGGGAGCAGCGAGGAGGAGTCCTGCAGCACAGACTAATGGATCGGCTCGAGGGGTCCTGGTCCTCAGCTTCTTGCTCGCCTGCACCCCACCTGCTACTCCCAAGATGCCGGTCACAACTGTGATGACGCCAAAAATCACACTGTGGGGCGAAAGATATTAGAAGAACATTGTTAGTGCATGTCTTAACAGAACAATATTTACAATACAGCATGTACAAGTGCACTGCTCATAACATCATAATGTACCATGATATTAAAAGACTACAAAgacattaaaagaaaacaaaagtgatGGTATGTATTGAGAGTGAGGTGGTGTGTATGAGGGGCTGACACCTGTCAGAGTTGTCACAGGGGGCTTTGAAACATGGCTGCTTCTCTCCAGTGAAGACGCCCGCTCTGAATAAAAAGGCAGGGGCCCACAGGGCTAGTGATCCTGTCACAAAGGCCACAGTCGTGAAGCCCAACGTGGACAGAACAAAACTTGGACTGCAACAGAAACAAAGAGGGAAATAGAAAGAGACATTTAGTTCAGAAAAGAAACATTCAGCTATTGCAAATAATTACACAACAAATAGCTCAAGAACCATATACTTTTGACTTCTTGCTAtattacactactggtcaaaagtgtgcaataattaagatttttaaattgttttgataGAAGTCTTATGATCATCAAGGCTAAATTCTTTTAtccaatatataataaaaacagtaatattgtgaaatattaacatttaaaagaacTCATCTATTTGATTATACTTTAAAATCtcaattattcctgtgattgcaaaatTTTCAgcgtactccagtcttcagtgtcacatgatccttgagaaatcattctaatgtgctgatttgctgctcaagaaacatttcttattatcaatgttgaaaacagttttgctgcataatatttttaatttatgacactttattcaccaggaagaacaccTTGTTCCACGCGTCATACGCTATTTCTACgccactgcgcatgcgcagtactttccagcttcggttttcaatccgatcaagtgtttacatgtcctctcgctcgGATTAAAAAATGGATAAACCAACCTTTACAATCCAATTGAAATTTTAGCACGATCGAGCCAATACAatccgattgacgtgtttacatgtgactttttttattctgattgtgcttctagtcctattacgatcggattagaaaggtccatgtaaacgcagctactGACTCACTTCCTGCAGAGTGCTTTGATGTCCGTCATCCAGCTGGTTCTGTGCAGCGTGTGCTCTGGACGAGCTTCGATCGCACCACGCTTCGGTTCCTGAACTACCAAAAACAACAGGATTACTGCCAGCAGCCCCAGACCAGGGGTCACCTACAAAAACACGCAGAGAGAAAATTAAAGTGAGAATAAGTGTGAGGACATTACAGAGAATTGTTATTAAATTTAATCTCCAAATGAGATATTGTGGTTAAAGCAATAAGCATATGTCATGCAATCCACCcagagacagataaacagatagaggTTTGGTGCTGCAAACGTACCCGAAGAGCCCAGTGCCAATCCCTAGCCACCTCATTCACCTTTGAGCCCACGATATAACCCAGACCACTGAGGAAAGAAAGGCCAGTAGATCTGAATGAAAATCGGCACCAGGCCTGGGTCCACATTGTAGCTTATGCTGTCCATTCAATAGTCAGCtctttaaaatcatgttttaggGGCACAAACTAATgttcaaaacaaatgttttaatttacatgAGAGAAAAGAAATGACAATGTGCTATCTATTAACAAGGCTGTAAGTAAATTTTGGAAATGTCTGGTCAAATAATCAATCAATATATGAATCCATTTAATTATcctcataaatgttaaatatccAAGGACTAGTTCTTTCTCGGAAGTGCTTAACTGTAGCAGCCTGAAAAcatataaatgcagctttgttcgGTGTTCAGTGTGAGAACGTAACCATTCAGTGTGAATATATCCTAAACACCAGTATTTCCATTGAGTGTATGTTTGTGCATTCTCCCACCTGCCCACTGGGATCGCAAAGTAGAAAATGGAGAGCATGTTGGTCCTCATCTCCTTGACAAACAGGTCAGCGATGATGGTGGGAGCAATGGTGGAGTAACTGGCCTCCCCAACACCCACCAGCCCTCGCGTCAACAACAACGCCCAGAAATGCTGAGAGAAGATTTATCCTATTAGTTTACTCTCTGAATAACACCGTTTAGTATAGAAGACATCGTATCAGAGACTAAAAGcatgaaagaaaagaagaaagtaTTGTATGCATTTGCAAAGTCTGAAAGGTGTAATGTAGGACTTACTTCTTTGCCAATGAAGGAGCTGGCTAATGTCACTAGGGACCAGAAAAAAATTCCCACACACATGATGTACTTCCTGTTATACCTGTCGCCCAGGTATCCAAACACAGGAGCCAAGATCATGTAACTGCAGATGAAGACTAAAAAGGAATAAAGAATCAAAGTGAGTGAAaaggtaataaataattataatgatgataAAATGGATCACCGATGGTAAGAATCCACTCGCCTGTCTGAAGTAGCCCTGATTTTCCATCGCTCATGCTGAAGAACTTCTCAATGTCTGGAAGTACACCTGTAAGACAGGAAGTTCACTCTTATCACGATTTATTAAACGACCAGTTGCACATTTGCGCCATTGCACATTATACGTTTTGCAGAATAA
The sequence above is a segment of the Carassius carassius chromosome 9, fCarCar2.1, whole genome shotgun sequence genome. Coding sequences within it:
- the LOC132148998 gene encoding protein spinster homolog 1-like → MSLTDVSADTTPFFSDDNEGEGPTGNGVGSPQPKEEESASGVSDRRAKVTVVVLCYINLLNYMDRFTVAGVLPDIEKFFSMSDGKSGLLQTVFICSYMILAPVFGYLGDRYNRKYIMCVGIFFWSLVTLASSFIGKEHFWALLLTRGLVGVGEASYSTIAPTIIADLFVKEMRTNMLSIFYFAIPVGSGLGYIVGSKVNEVARDWHWALRVTPGLGLLAVILLFLVVQEPKRGAIEARPEHTLHRTSWMTDIKALCRNPSFVLSTLGFTTVAFVTGSLALWAPAFLFRAGVFTGEKQPCFKAPCDNSDSVIFGVITVVTGILGVAGGVQASKKLRTRTPRADPLVCAAGLLLAAPFLYLSIMFAQASTVATYIFIFLGETFLSMNWAVVADILLYVVIPTRRSTAEAFQIVLSHLLGDAISPYLIGVVSDSIKKSDSYMWEFRSLQMSLLLCSFVAVVGGAFFLTTALFIEKDRHLAENYVPSDDAPIIVPKRGRSTKVSVSSVLI